From Bos indicus isolate NIAB-ARS_2022 breed Sahiwal x Tharparkar chromosome 4, NIAB-ARS_B.indTharparkar_mat_pri_1.0, whole genome shotgun sequence, the proteins below share one genomic window:
- the SUN3 gene encoding SUN domain-containing protein 3 isoform X3: MGMVFILTLLLLGFINHMKLKEKAFPQKSRQIYAVIAEYGSRLYNYQARLRMPKEQLELLKKESQTLENNFREILFLIEQIDVLKALLRDMRDGLHNYSWNADIDPAEGWNHTEVIDEEMSNLVNYILKKLREDQVQMADYALKSAGASVVEAGTSESYKNNKAKLYWHGIGFLNYEMPPDIILQPDVHPGKCWAFPGSQGHALIKLARKIIPTAVTMEHISEKVSPSGNISSAPKEFSVYGVLKQCEGEEIFLGQFVYNKTGTTVQTFALQHVPEFLLCVKLKILSNWGHPNYTCLYRFRVHGTPKDDS; this comes from the exons GATTTATAAATCACATGAAGCTTAAAGAGAAAGCGTTTCCTCAGAAATCTAGACAAATTTATGCTGTAATTGCAGAATATGGTTCACGGCTTTACAATTACCAG gccAGGCTTCGAATGCCAAAAGAGCAACTGGAACTTTTAAA GAAGGAGAGCCAGACTTTGGAAAACAACTTCCGggaaattctctttttaattgaACAAATAGATGTTCTGAAGGCATTGCTTAGAGACATGCGGGATGGTCTGCACAACTACAGCTGGAATGCCGACATAGACCCAGCTGAAGGCTGGAACCACACCGAGGTCATCGACGAG GAAATGTCCAACTTGGTGAATTACATACTGAAAAAGCTGAGAGAAGATCAAGTCCAGATGGCTGATTATGCCCTTAAGTCAGCAG GAGCCTCTGTTGTTGAAGCTGGGACCTcagaaagttacaaaaataataaagcaaaactgTACTGGCATGGGATCGGCTTCTTAAATTATGAAATGCCTCCAGACatcattctccag CCGGACGTCCACCCTGGGAAGTGCTGGGCCTTTCCAGGCTCCCAGGGTCATGCCCTAATCAAGCTTGCCAGGAAGATCATACCAACTGCTGTTACCATGGAGCACATCTCAGAGAAGGTGTCCCCCTCAGGAAACATCTCCAGCGCACCCAAGGAATTTTCTGTCTAT GGCGTCTTGAAACAATGTGAAGGAGAAGAAATTTTTCTAGGTCAGTTTGTATATAACAAAACAGGGACCACCGTCCAAACATTTGCACTCCAG caTGTTCCTGAATTCTTGTTATGTGTGAAACTTAAAATTCTCAGCAATTGGGGACACCCAAACTATACTTGTTTATATAGATTCAGGGTTCATGGCACCCCAAAAGATGACAGCTAG
- the SUN3 gene encoding SUN domain-containing protein 3 isoform X2 yields the protein MLRLTRSWKAVMGMVFILTLLLLGFINHMKLKEKAFPQKSRQIYAVIAEYGSRLYNYQARLRMPKEQLELLKKESQTLENNFREILFLIEQIDVLKALLRDMRDGLHNYSWNADIDPAEGWNHTEVIDEEMSNLVNYILKKLREDQVQMADYALKSAGASVVEAGTSESYKNNKAKLYWHGIGFLNYEMPPDIILQPDVHPGKCWAFPGSQGHALIKLARKIIPTAVTMEHISEKVSPSGNISSAPKEFSVYGVLKQCEGEEIFLGQFVYNKTGTTVQTFALQHVPEFLLCVKLKILSNWGHPNYTCLYRFRVHGTPKDDS from the exons GATTTATAAATCACATGAAGCTTAAAGAGAAAGCGTTTCCTCAGAAATCTAGACAAATTTATGCTGTAATTGCAGAATATGGTTCACGGCTTTACAATTACCAG gccAGGCTTCGAATGCCAAAAGAGCAACTGGAACTTTTAAA GAAGGAGAGCCAGACTTTGGAAAACAACTTCCGggaaattctctttttaattgaACAAATAGATGTTCTGAAGGCATTGCTTAGAGACATGCGGGATGGTCTGCACAACTACAGCTGGAATGCCGACATAGACCCAGCTGAAGGCTGGAACCACACCGAGGTCATCGACGAG GAAATGTCCAACTTGGTGAATTACATACTGAAAAAGCTGAGAGAAGATCAAGTCCAGATGGCTGATTATGCCCTTAAGTCAGCAG GAGCCTCTGTTGTTGAAGCTGGGACCTcagaaagttacaaaaataataaagcaaaactgTACTGGCATGGGATCGGCTTCTTAAATTATGAAATGCCTCCAGACatcattctccag CCGGACGTCCACCCTGGGAAGTGCTGGGCCTTTCCAGGCTCCCAGGGTCATGCCCTAATCAAGCTTGCCAGGAAGATCATACCAACTGCTGTTACCATGGAGCACATCTCAGAGAAGGTGTCCCCCTCAGGAAACATCTCCAGCGCACCCAAGGAATTTTCTGTCTAT GGCGTCTTGAAACAATGTGAAGGAGAAGAAATTTTTCTAGGTCAGTTTGTATATAACAAAACAGGGACCACCGTCCAAACATTTGCACTCCAG caTGTTCCTGAATTCTTGTTATGTGTGAAACTTAAAATTCTCAGCAATTGGGGACACCCAAACTATACTTGTTTATATAGATTCAGGGTTCATGGCACCCCAAAAGATGACAGCTAG